A genomic segment from Melanotaenia boesemani isolate fMelBoe1 chromosome 9, fMelBoe1.pri, whole genome shotgun sequence encodes:
- the LOC121645638 gene encoding protein Atg16l2 isoform X1, giving the protein MMDPCGLWEQSGRIPAVGGGRSAETWRGHIVQQLKNRDLRQSAMFQDLIRFYTQLLEKTSLTKGILNLSSRRPSAEDSRSVSSLLQQKSRLKKTSGELAYQVVELQHQIKIKECRLQEQQDRLQEEERRWADVFDAHRALQERVDQVHEANRLLKKKYDELLAQQREAESRLRTEKVREEGLLGHVMGLKKQAAARMNSRNERRSRAREATLQKQLQTAVRSMVSLDSSSSAPTSRSTSPKNECQDEDSQQGHARLFRSASVTSPRIFTSIRHLFDRKRRGHSVCSYQEDLPCPVGICVSARVPARALQVLEAHEQGINAVRFSCSSDLLATGGTDRVIKLWEVQAGSLTHRATLDGSTEGITSVQFDHTGQRILAASYDKSAMLWRLDDSVPKVTLTGHSRKVTAARFTCVLHQVVTGSADRTVRLWDLNRAACVQQAEMPSFCSDVVCSENSVISGHLDCKIRVWDSRVASCVQELPAQGKVTSLDLSSDHRQLLSCCRDNCLQLVDLRWSNNRVCFRADGFKCGSDSTKAVISPDSCYLAAGSADGTVYIWNVSTGNLETCLPERHNSSISAVSWSLSGEYVVSVDRSRRAVLWSDI; this is encoded by the exons ATGATGGATCCATGCGGGCTGTGGGAGCAGAGCGGCCGGATCCCAGCTGTGGGAGGCGGCAGGTCCGCGGAGACCTGGAGGGGCCACATCGTCCAACAGCTGAAGAACCGAGACCTGAGGCAGAGCGCCATGTTCCAGGACCTGATCCGGTTCT ACACTCAGCTGCTGGAGAAAACCAGTCTGACCAAAGGGATCCTGAACCTCTCCAGCAG ACGTCCCTCTGCTGAGGACAGCCGCTCCGTTTCATCTTTGCTTCAGCAGAAGAGCCGGCTAAAGAAGACAAGTGGAGAG CTGGCCTATCAGGTGGTGGAGCTGCAGCATCAGATTAAGATCAAAGAATGTCGTCTGCAGGAGCAGCAAGACAG gctgcaggaggaggaaCGTCGGTGGGCAGATGTGTTTGATGCTCATCGGGCGCTGCAGGAACGGGTGGATCAGGTTCATGAGGCGAACAGGCTGCTGAAGAAAAAGTATGATGAGCTGCTGGCGCAGCAGAGGGAGGCGGAGTCAAGACTCAGGACGGAGAAGGTGCGGGAGGAGGGCCTGCTGGGGCACGTGATGGGCTTGAAGAAGCAGGCCGCAGCCCGCATGAACAGCAGAAACGAGCGTCGGTCGAG AGCTCGTGAAGCAACGCtgcagaagcagctgcagacgGCGGTCAGGTCAATGGTCAGCCTGGACAG TTCTTCCAGCGCCCCGACGTCCAGGTCCACGTCTCCGAAGAACGAATGCCAGGACGAGGACTCCCAGCAAGGACACGCCCGTCTGTTCAG GTCGGCCTCGGTGACGTCTCCGAGGATCTTCACCTCCATCAGGCATCTGTTCGA CAGGAAGAGGCGTGGCCACTCGGTCTGTAGCTACCAGGAGGACCTGCCGTGTCCTGTAGGAATCTGTGTGTCCGCCAGAGTTCCTGCCAGAGCCCTACAAGTCCTG GAGGCCCACGAGCAAGGCATTAACGCGGTTCGGTTCAGCTGCAGCTCGGACCTGCTGGCCACCGGGGGAACGGACCGGGTCATTAAGCTGTGGGAGGTCCAAGCAG GCTCGCTGACCCACAGAGCGACTCTGGACGGGAGCACCGAGGGGATCACCTCCGTCCAGTTTGACCACACG GGTCAAAGGATCCTCGCCGCCTCATACGACAAGTCGGCCATGTTGTGGCGGCTGGATGACTCTGTTCCCAAG gtgaCTCTGACGGGACACAGCAGGAAGGTGACGGCGGCCCGGTTCACCTGTGTCCTCCATCAGGTGGTGACAGGAAGTGCGGACCGGACTGTCCGGCTCTGGGACCTGAACAGAGCCGCCT GTGTGCAGCAGGCGGAGATGCCGTCGTTCTGCAGCGACGTCGTCTGCTCGGAGAACTCGGTCATCAGCGGTCACTTGGACTGCAAGATCAGGGTCTGGGACAGCAG AGTGGCGAGCTGCGTTCAGGAACTTCCTGCTCAGGGTAAAGTCACCTCATTGGACCTGAGCTCCGACCACCGCCAGCTGCTCAGCTGTTGCCGTGACAACTGCCTCCAGCTGGTGGACCTGAGGTGGAGCAACAACCGCGTGTGCTTCAG AGCCGACGGCTTCAAGTGTGGCAGCGACAGCACCAAGGCTGTGATCAG TCCTGACAGCTGTTACCTGGCGGCCGGATCAGCTGATGGGACCGTCTACATCTGGAACGTCTCCACCGGAAACCTGGAGACCTGCCTCCCCGAGAGACACAA CTCGTCCATCAGCGCCGTGTCCTGGTCTCTGTCCGGAGAATACGTCGTCAGCGTAGACAGGAGCCGGCGGGCCGTCCTCTGGAGTGACATCTGA
- the LOC121645638 gene encoding protein Atg16l2 isoform X2 produces the protein MMDPCGLWEQSGRIPAVGGGRSAETWRGHIVQQLKNRDLRQSAMFQDLIRFYTQLLEKTSLTKGILNLSSRRPSAEDSRSVSSLLQQKSRLKKTSGELAYQVVELQHQIKIKECRLQEQQDRLQEEERRWADVFDAHRALQERVDQVHEANRLLKKKYDELLAQQREAESRLRTEKVREEGLLGHVMGLKKQAAARMNSRNERRSRAREATLQKQLQTAVRSMVSLDSSSSAPTSRSTSPKNECQDEDSQQGHARLFRSASVTSPRIFTSIRHLFEKRRGHSVCSYQEDLPCPVGICVSARVPARALQVLEAHEQGINAVRFSCSSDLLATGGTDRVIKLWEVQAGSLTHRATLDGSTEGITSVQFDHTGQRILAASYDKSAMLWRLDDSVPKVTLTGHSRKVTAARFTCVLHQVVTGSADRTVRLWDLNRAACVQQAEMPSFCSDVVCSENSVISGHLDCKIRVWDSRVASCVQELPAQGKVTSLDLSSDHRQLLSCCRDNCLQLVDLRWSNNRVCFRADGFKCGSDSTKAVISPDSCYLAAGSADGTVYIWNVSTGNLETCLPERHNSSISAVSWSLSGEYVVSVDRSRRAVLWSDI, from the exons ATGATGGATCCATGCGGGCTGTGGGAGCAGAGCGGCCGGATCCCAGCTGTGGGAGGCGGCAGGTCCGCGGAGACCTGGAGGGGCCACATCGTCCAACAGCTGAAGAACCGAGACCTGAGGCAGAGCGCCATGTTCCAGGACCTGATCCGGTTCT ACACTCAGCTGCTGGAGAAAACCAGTCTGACCAAAGGGATCCTGAACCTCTCCAGCAG ACGTCCCTCTGCTGAGGACAGCCGCTCCGTTTCATCTTTGCTTCAGCAGAAGAGCCGGCTAAAGAAGACAAGTGGAGAG CTGGCCTATCAGGTGGTGGAGCTGCAGCATCAGATTAAGATCAAAGAATGTCGTCTGCAGGAGCAGCAAGACAG gctgcaggaggaggaaCGTCGGTGGGCAGATGTGTTTGATGCTCATCGGGCGCTGCAGGAACGGGTGGATCAGGTTCATGAGGCGAACAGGCTGCTGAAGAAAAAGTATGATGAGCTGCTGGCGCAGCAGAGGGAGGCGGAGTCAAGACTCAGGACGGAGAAGGTGCGGGAGGAGGGCCTGCTGGGGCACGTGATGGGCTTGAAGAAGCAGGCCGCAGCCCGCATGAACAGCAGAAACGAGCGTCGGTCGAG AGCTCGTGAAGCAACGCtgcagaagcagctgcagacgGCGGTCAGGTCAATGGTCAGCCTGGACAG TTCTTCCAGCGCCCCGACGTCCAGGTCCACGTCTCCGAAGAACGAATGCCAGGACGAGGACTCCCAGCAAGGACACGCCCGTCTGTTCAG GTCGGCCTCGGTGACGTCTCCGAGGATCTTCACCTCCATCAGGCATCTGTTCGA GAAGAGGCGTGGCCACTCGGTCTGTAGCTACCAGGAGGACCTGCCGTGTCCTGTAGGAATCTGTGTGTCCGCCAGAGTTCCTGCCAGAGCCCTACAAGTCCTG GAGGCCCACGAGCAAGGCATTAACGCGGTTCGGTTCAGCTGCAGCTCGGACCTGCTGGCCACCGGGGGAACGGACCGGGTCATTAAGCTGTGGGAGGTCCAAGCAG GCTCGCTGACCCACAGAGCGACTCTGGACGGGAGCACCGAGGGGATCACCTCCGTCCAGTTTGACCACACG GGTCAAAGGATCCTCGCCGCCTCATACGACAAGTCGGCCATGTTGTGGCGGCTGGATGACTCTGTTCCCAAG gtgaCTCTGACGGGACACAGCAGGAAGGTGACGGCGGCCCGGTTCACCTGTGTCCTCCATCAGGTGGTGACAGGAAGTGCGGACCGGACTGTCCGGCTCTGGGACCTGAACAGAGCCGCCT GTGTGCAGCAGGCGGAGATGCCGTCGTTCTGCAGCGACGTCGTCTGCTCGGAGAACTCGGTCATCAGCGGTCACTTGGACTGCAAGATCAGGGTCTGGGACAGCAG AGTGGCGAGCTGCGTTCAGGAACTTCCTGCTCAGGGTAAAGTCACCTCATTGGACCTGAGCTCCGACCACCGCCAGCTGCTCAGCTGTTGCCGTGACAACTGCCTCCAGCTGGTGGACCTGAGGTGGAGCAACAACCGCGTGTGCTTCAG AGCCGACGGCTTCAAGTGTGGCAGCGACAGCACCAAGGCTGTGATCAG TCCTGACAGCTGTTACCTGGCGGCCGGATCAGCTGATGGGACCGTCTACATCTGGAACGTCTCCACCGGAAACCTGGAGACCTGCCTCCCCGAGAGACACAA CTCGTCCATCAGCGCCGTGTCCTGGTCTCTGTCCGGAGAATACGTCGTCAGCGTAGACAGGAGCCGGCGGGCCGTCCTCTGGAGTGACATCTGA